ACTTGGCGCGATGCTTGGTCTTGATGGTGACTGGGCCAAACGGGCAATCATGGTTGGCGGCAACTATGGCGAGTTGTTTGAAGCCAACATTGGTGAAGCGACACCAATCGGTCTTGCACGAGGCTTGAACGCTCAGTGGACAGATGGTGGTTTAATCTACTCTCCACCTTTCCGTTAAGTTAAAATTATAGAGGGCGCGGTATTTACCGCGCCCTTTCTTCAAAACTAAAGCCTGCTTGCGGTGTGCAAAAAGATTGGCTGAACCACAGGGATCATATTTATGGCGACTTTAACCGACCCTGAGAAGGTGTCGTTTAAGCTTTCGATGCTTCTCTACGACACACGGTATCGATCTATGACCATTCAGGTCATTGCGATGATTGGCTTTGTAAGCATTGTCTTTTGGTTGATTTCAAATACAATCACCAATCTTAATAATTTAGGGCAACCAGTTGAGTTTGGTTTTCTTTTTGAACCGTCGAGTTATGACATCAACCAAAGGCTGGTTGAGTATAATTCGCGAGACTCGCATCTAAGGGCCTCTTTTGTGGGTGTTTTGAATACGCTGGTTGTAGCGTTTTTAGGGTGCATCACTGCAACAATCATCGGAGTTTTTGTAGGCATCGCTCGCCTGTCAAAAAACTGGCTCGTTGCTAGGATTATGACTTTTTACGTCGAAGCTTTTAGGAACGTCCCTGTTCTGCTGTGGATTGTTCTGGTTATGGCCGTCCTGATTGAAGGGTTACCTGCGCCGAAAGCCTTTCGGGGTGAAAATGCTACGGCTTCTTTAGAGTTGTTTGACAGCGTAGCCGTTACCAATCGAGGCGTATATGTCCCCGAACCGCTTTTTTCTAACGGCATTGGCGATGTGGCACTCTTTGGCCAATCCAGCTTGCGGTTTAGCGTGAGTCTTGATCTTTTCCTAATAATTGCAGTTCTTATCGCATCTTTTACTGTGTCGGCTTGGATAAAAAGACGGGCGAACAGGATACAAGATGCAACGGGCGATAGGCCGACCACTTGGTATCTAAGGTTTGGTGTCGTTATTTTGCCGATTGCATTTGTCTTTTGGATGCTTGGATTCCACTTGGGATACCCAGAACTAAAAGGATTTAATTTCAAAGGTGGAACCCACCTTCGCAACTCACTGATTGCTCTTTGGCTAGCGTTGTCGTTGTATACTGCCGCGTTTATCGCCGAGATCGTCAGAGGAGGCATCTTGGCAATCTCAAGGGGGCAAACTGAGGCGGCAGCTTCTTTGGGACTGCGCCCAAATCGGATTATGAATCTTGTGGTATTGCCACAAGCATTGCGCGTGATCATACCACCTTTAATATCAAACTACCTAAACCTGACCAAAAACTCGTCGCTAGCGATTGCGGTTGGTTATATGGATGTAACTGGAACACTAGGTGGCATTACGTTGAACCAGACGGGCCGAGCATTAGAGTGTATCCTTCTACTGATGTTGGTATATCTTGCGATCTCACTTTCTATTTCGGCTGTAATGAACTGGTATAACAATAGTGTTAAATTGGTGGAGCGGTGATATGAGTGATAAGGCTTTCGTCCGGCGTGAAATCATTGATGAGCAAACACCTCCATTAACGGCTTTTGGATTGGTAGGTTGGCTCCGAGAGAACCTGTTTTCAAACTGGCTTAATGCAATTTTGACATTTATTTCGCTCTATTTTATCTGGTACGTTCTGTCAGGCGTAGTGCCTTGGATATTCCTTTCAGTATGGAATGCCGGTTCTTTGTCAGAATGCCGAGAAATAGCAATCGAAACTTGGGGAGATAGCCATGGTCATGCCTGTTGGGCGGTGATCAACGATCGATGGATCCAGCTTTTGTTTGGGTTCTATCCTTCCGAGCTCTACTGGCGACCTATTTTAGCTTTTATTTTATTGTTGATTTCGCTTGCGCCGGTGCTTTTTACGGGTGCACCCAAAAAGATTTTCTATCTGACTGCGGTGTATCCCTTTTTGCTGCCTTGGTTAATGTGGGGTGGATCCGTGTGGGTATCTGTGTCGGCTCTTTTGGGGTTCGCCGTAGGATATGCCATTATTCGCTACACGTCTGAAATCGTGGGGCAGTTAGGCTCGGTTATACTGTCGATTATAGGTGCAGTAGTTTGGTGGCTGTACATTGGCCCCATACTTCTTTCACAGGGTATAGGAACGATCTTACCACTCGCTTTAGAACCAGTCATAAGCCGCGACTTTGGTGGATTTATGCTGGCTCTCCTAATCGGTGTTGTTGCGATTGGGTGCTCATTGCCAATCGGAATTGTGCTTGCTTTGGGACGGCAGTCTGACCTGTTGATCCTAAAAACAATTTCAGTTTGGTTCATTGAGTTTATTCGCGGGGTTCCTTTGATCACTCTGCTTTTTGTTGCCTCGACCTTGCTGAATATTTTCATGCCTCCTGGAACCAATTTTGACATCATTCTCAGGGTTATGATTATGGTAACGCTCTTTGCCTCTGCCTATATGGCTGAAGTCATTCGGGGGGGGCTGGCTGCCTTACCGCGAGGGCAGTTTGAAGGGGCTGACAGCCTCGGTTTGAACTACTGGCAAGCGCAGCGGCTTATTATTATGCCGCAAGCCCTTAAGATTTCTATCCCAGGAATCGTGAGCACCTTTATTGGCGTATTTAAAGATACCACTCTGGTTTCAATTATCGGATTGATGGACCCATTAGGGCTGTCTCAAGGTATTCGCGCCAACGCTGAATGGAATGGCATCTACTGGGAACTGTTCGCTTTTATTGCGTTCCTGTTCTTTATCGTGTGCTTTTTAATGTCTCGTTACTCAATGTATCTAGAGCGCAAGCTCCAAACAGACCACCGCTAAGGAGATCAAGAAATGTCTGATCTAGCAATTGATCGTGAAGTTGACCGCAGCCAGATGCAAGTGTCTGATGAAGAAGCGATCCAAATTACTGAAATGAACAAATGGTTTGGCACATTCCACGTGCTTCGCGATATTAACCTTACCGTTAACAAAGGTGAACGCATAGTAGTTTGTGGGCCATCAGGATCTGGAAAATCAACTTTAATCCGATGTATTAATGCACTAGAAGAGCATCAACGGGGCAGGATAATTGTTGATGGCACTGTTTTGTCTTCTGATTTGAAGAATGTTGATAAAATTCGCTCAGAAGTCGGTATGGTTTTCCAACACTTCAATCTTTTTCCTCACCTTACAATCCTGGAAAACTGTACGCTGGCTCCGATCTGGGTGCGGAAAACACCTAAAAAAGAAGCTGAAGAGACCGCAATGCACTTTCTGGAAAAAGTCAAAATTCCAGAGCAGGCTCTAAAATATCCTGGCCAACTTTCAGGAGGCCAGCAACAGCGCGTTGCGATCGCTCGCTCGCTCTGTATGCGCCCTCGCATCATGCTGTTTGATGAGCCAACATCAGCTCTTGATCCAGAAATGATTAAAGAGGTTCTCGATACCATGATCGAGTTAGCTCAGGATGGCATGACTATGTTATGTGTCACCCACGAGATGGGTTTTGCAAGACAAGTCGCAAACCGTGTGATTTTTATGGACCAAGGACAGATTGTTGAGCAAAATGAACCTGAAGAATTCTTTAATAATCCACAATCTGAAAGAACCAAGCTGTTCTTGAGCCAGATATTGGGTCACTAAATTACTTCCCTAAGCCATTGATATAAAACTTGGCTTAGGGAAACGCTCCAATTTCTGATGAATTTCTCTAAGCATTTAAACTACTCTCACCAGTAGGTGCATTTAGAGCTATCCGCTTTCTGAAAAACTTTCTGCAAAATAGTGAAATAATTCGATATCTGGTGACCAAAAATCTGGATCCAGACCTGCCTTTGCCTTTAAGCCTCTAAGGAACTTTTCCGGCGTCTCTAGGCTTTGCCAAACCATTGGTAAAAAGGTTCCTTGGTTTCTCCCAAAGCGTAAAATCATGCCGCTAACACTTGGTTGCAGTTGGTTTAAGGCTTCAATTTCATCTTTGACCTTGATTTTAGACGCATGGCTAAGGACAGAAATTTTAATCTCTAGGCATTTTAGTTCTGAAATTTTTTGAACAGGTTTGAATCTGTGATCGCCAGTTGCAGCTTTGATTGCATTCTTGGCGATGTCTTTTACGAGAGGTTGAACTGATTTAAGGGATCCAATGCAGCCGCGCAGTCTGCCTTGGTCTTGAAATGTGACGAAAGATGGCATGTGGGTTTGTAGCGGGGTATCAAAGGTATCTACTGCGATATCTGGTGGGTGTCCTTTTCTTAAAAAGCTAGAAGTCGCTTGGCGTGCGATATTTAGCATCTTGTCGCGATGCTTTTGGTTCAAAATATGGGCCCTTGGAGGATAGAAGGCCCATGCGCCATAACCGACCACACGTGAGCTATCTTTTGTAACTGTGGCGCTATCGTCACTGGAAAGCTGCAAGGGGCGCGCGCTACGGCCAAGCCCTGAAATCAAAAATCCACGGATAGCAGCATGTCCACAAGCCAAGTTCCCATTCAACTCGCTACTCTGTCCTGTTTCAATTAATTTAGCTACCTTTTGATGCAAACTGGAGGCAATTTCACGTGGATGAAAGTGGCTTAAATCGCTTGATAGAACAAAGAGTACTCTGCCTTCACATTGCTGATGAATGTAGTCGATCAAATGCGCCACTTTTTCCGTAGATGTATGTCCCAGTACGACTGGCAAGACTCTAGAGTGACGAAAAAAACGATTTATAAAAGGTATTTGTGTCTCGATCCCATGCTCAGCATGATGAGCATGATCAAACAAAGTGGCCATGCCATGCTTCACAATACTTGCTCGCATCTTAGCATCAATCAGTATAGTTTCATCGCCCCATTCGAAACCATCCTGACTGCACAGAGAAATTCCCTCAAAAGCAACTTTGTGAGCAGGAGATAAGATAACTATCAATGAGTGTTTGTGTCCATGACACGTTGAATATGCGTCGGCTGCTAGTTTTCCAGAAAATTGATAGCCGGCATGTGGTGCAATAATTGCGACAGGTCTAGACTTGTTCAGGCTATTTGAAATATTTGAACGTAAACAAACTCGTTTTATTTGGGCATTCAACTCGTTAGGTTCGCTCGGAAAAAAAGACCCAGCACATTTCAGGGAACGAAAATTCATTTAATAGCCTATAAGATAAATTAGTATAGAATAGAGTTACTTTAGCACAAAGATAATAGAAAAATGTCATTTACTGCAAAATATTGGTCTAAGTCCGAGGAAACAGAACAAATTATTTGTGAATTATGTCCGCGTTTTTGTCGACTCAGAGATGGTCAAAGAGGACTATGTTTCGTGCGAAAACGGTCTGGCAATCAACTTATTCTTGATACATATGGTCGATCGTCTGGATTTTGCATCGATCCGATTGAAAAAAAACCGCTCAATCACTTCTTTCCAGGTACATCGGTTCTTAGTTTTGGAACAGCCGGTTGCAATCTTGCCTGTAAATTTTGCCAGAACCATGACATTTCAAAAAGTCGTGATCAAGACGCGATGGCTCATAACGCGTCTCCTATACAAATCGCAGAAGCTGCCAGAAAACACAAATGTGGATCGGTTGCGTATACATACAACGATCCAGTAATATTTATTGAATATGCTATTGATGTGGCAATGGCTTGTCATGAACGACAAATCAATAATGTTGCTGTTACAGCAGGATATATTAATGAACCCGCCAGAGAGGATTTTTTTGCTGTCATGGATGCGGCAAATATAGACTTAAAGGGATTTTCCCAGAAGTTTTATCGAAAATTAACAGGATCGGAAATTGAACCTGTTCTTGACACAATTGCCTATGTCGCCCAAGAAACAGCGTGCTGGCTCGAGTTAACTACACTAATAATTCCGGGTGAAAATGACAGCCCTCAGGAACTAGAGAAACTAAGCCTTTGGGTGCTTGAAACCTGTGGTTCCGAAACCCCTTTGCACTTTACCGCATTTAAGCCGGATCACCGCATGCTGGACAAGCCAGCCACGCCAGCCAAGACCTTATTTGAAGCTCGAAAGATTGCTCTAAAAGCTGGGTTGAAACACGTTTATGTCGGGAATATTCATGATTACGAAGCCCAATCAAGCTATTGCAATGGATGTGGAGCACGCTTGATCGGGCGAAATTGGCATGTGCTAAGTGATTGGAAGTTAGATGATTTTGGAGGCTGTACCATTTGTGGAAATCAGTTTTCTGGCAGAATTAACGGCCCACCTGGAAATTGGGGCCGGAAGAGGATGCCGATACGCCTATAGACTGGTTTTGGTAGGGACTGACGATAAGAATGCGTCCATATGAAATGCAGACTGCTCAGGAATGCGAAAACGCTCTTTGCCGACAGGGCACTGTCGCCTTGCCGCGCAACCCATTTCAACGCATCGTTCGGTGTCTAGGGTTAATACATGGGATTGACATGCTTGCACGTCATAAAAAAGTCCGTCAAAGGCTGAAACTGGGCAGGCTACTGCGCAGGGAGCCTCACAGGTTTCACATGGAGCAGGGGAAGGCTCCGGCAGCTGAATTTCACTCTCAAGTGCTATGGCCCCTCGGAAAGATACAAAAAGACCGGTCTGATTATGAACCAAAAGGCGAATTGGCGATATATGTATTTCGCCTGTCCTCAGCGCCCATTGATAAAAAGGCGCATAGGGCGGACCTTGGAATGGAAATATTGGCTGCGCCTTTATTTTTCTCGCAAGAGCAATAATCACGCGCTCTGACCACCGATCCATTGGGTTTGATTGCCCATCTTGCATTTCTGAGCTGTTTTTGAAGCGATGCCAAAAATTAGGTTCATCAGGGCCTATCAAAAGTAAAGTTCTGCAATTCTCTGGAACTTGGTCATTTGGCTTAGGGTGAAACCCGCCCATTATTTTCAAAGAGACAGATTGAAAGTCAGTTATGATGTCATCAAACTTCACTTATCCCCAAATGGAAGCCATAGGGTCCACCTTAATCGGGTTGTGCGATTATCCTGCCACTCTAGTCCCACGTTCATTTTCTCATGACCGTCTTGTGGCGCCTCTTTATAGGTTCCAAAAATTCGGTCCCAAATTGATAACGCAAAGCCATAATTGCTATCGTGTTCGAGGCGATTTTTAGAATGGTGTATCCGGTGCATATCTGGCGTCACGATAAGTTTTCGCAAAACTGCATCTATAGGTTTTGGTATGTTTATATTGGCATGATTAAACATAGCTGTTCCATTCAATAATACTTCAAAGATAATAACCGCCAACGCTGCCGGCCCAATTAGATAAACCAAACCAATTTTTAGGAGCATAGAGAGAGCTATCTCAACCGGGTGAAAGCGAATAGCTGTCGTAACATCCATATCCACATCGGCGTGATGAACCCTGTGCAGGCGCCAAAGAAGTGGAACTTTGTGTGTAATCAAGTGCTGTACCCAAATAGATAAATCCAGAATAAATATGCAGATTGTGAATTCTATCCAAGCGGGCCAATTGAGTTGGTTGAAAAGCCCCAAACCCGCTTGAGAGGCATCTATGGCTGCTCCAACTGCCAAAAGTGGCAGGCCAAAAGACAGTGCACGCAGCATCAATGTGTTAATGGCAGTAAGCGCCCAATGGGTGGGCCAACGAGATAGGCGAGAATAAACGCGCTTGCGGCGTGGCCAATAATTTTCCAGCAAAGCAAACAACAAAAATAGAATTAGAAATGTTGACAGACGAATGTAGAGTTCATTTTCCATGATCTAAACTTAATCTTGCCAGTAAAAAGCTCAAGCATTGATGTGAGGTTTTCTATTTTTTTCGGATCAAAGATCCAACACCGTGTTCTGTGAAAAGTTCCAGCAAGCATGCATTGGGAGCACGGCCATCAAGAATGACTACTGCTCTAACGCCGTTTTCAATGGCTTTTAGCGCGGTTTCAGTTTTTGGGATCATCCCTCCGGCGATTACTCCATCTTTTATCAGGCTAATAATCTGATCAGAAGTCAACTCTGTTAAAATGTCACCCTCTAAATTTTTGACACCGTCCACGTCTGTCAACAATAGCAAACGGTCTGCCTTTAACGCTGCAGCAATCGCCCCGGCGGCTGTGTCTCCATTGACGTTGTACGTTTCACCTTTTTGACCTGCCCCCAAAGGAGCAATCACTGGAATAAGGTCATTATCAAACAACGTCTTTAAGACATCTGGATTGACCACTTGAGGGGTGCCAACAAGACCAAGATCAGGATTTGTTTGGTCACAAATCATTAGATTTGCATCTTTACCAGAAAGACCAACGGCCTGACCGCCCTGATTATTTATGGCCTGTACAATTTTCTTATTAACGCGACCAGAAAGAACCATTTCAACGACTTCCATCGTGGCTTTATCTGTGACCCTTTTGCCGTTCACAAACTCAGATTGAATACCTAGTTTTTCCAGCATTGTATTAATCATGGGACCGCCGCCGTGAACAATAACTGGATTAATTCCCACCTGCCGCATCAGTACGATATCGCGCGCAAATGTGTCTAAAGTTTCATCGCTGCCCATTGCATGCCCGCCCAATTTAATAACAACGATTGCATCATCATAGCGTTGCAAATATGGCAAGGCCTCTGACAAGGTACGGGCAGTTGCAATCCAGTCTCGGTTCATGGCTATCGCCTTTACATATTTCTTGATGATGACAATGGTTTTCTATGATTGTGGTCAAATGCGCAAGAGGGCCAATTCTCAGTGTTAAACAAGAGTAGCGATTGTGGCACGCAAGGTCTCAATACCCCACCCTTTTTCTGCTGAGGTGACAATAAGCTCAGGGAAAGCTGCGGGGTGTTTTGATAGGGCTTCGCGCACCTGCGTTAACGTGGCCTCGCGGGCTGGTTCTTTTATCTTGTCCG
The nucleotide sequence above comes from Rhodobacteraceae bacterium Araon29. Encoded proteins:
- the amrB gene encoding AmmeMemoRadiSam system protein B — its product is MNFRSLKCAGSFFPSEPNELNAQIKRVCLRSNISNSLNKSRPVAIIAPHAGYQFSGKLAADAYSTCHGHKHSLIVILSPAHKVAFEGISLCSQDGFEWGDETILIDAKMRASIVKHGMATLFDHAHHAEHGIETQIPFINRFFRHSRVLPVVLGHTSTEKVAHLIDYIHQQCEGRVLFVLSSDLSHFHPREIASSLHQKVAKLIETGQSSELNGNLACGHAAIRGFLISGLGRSARPLQLSSDDSATVTKDSSRVVGYGAWAFYPPRAHILNQKHRDKMLNIARQATSSFLRKGHPPDIAVDTFDTPLQTHMPSFVTFQDQGRLRGCIGSLKSVQPLVKDIAKNAIKAATGDHRFKPVQKISELKCLEIKISVLSHASKIKVKDEIEALNQLQPSVSGMILRFGRNQGTFLPMVWQSLETPEKFLRGLKAKAGLDPDFWSPDIELFHYFAESFSESG
- a CDS encoding ABC transporter permease subunit (The N-terminal region of this protein, as described by TIGR01726, is a three transmembrane segment that identifies a subfamily of ABC transporter permease subunits, which specificities that include histidine, arginine, glutamine, glutamate, L-cystine (sic), the opines (in Agrobacterium) octopine and nopaline, etc.), giving the protein MATLTDPEKVSFKLSMLLYDTRYRSMTIQVIAMIGFVSIVFWLISNTITNLNNLGQPVEFGFLFEPSSYDINQRLVEYNSRDSHLRASFVGVLNTLVVAFLGCITATIIGVFVGIARLSKNWLVARIMTFYVEAFRNVPVLLWIVLVMAVLIEGLPAPKAFRGENATASLELFDSVAVTNRGVYVPEPLFSNGIGDVALFGQSSLRFSVSLDLFLIIAVLIASFTVSAWIKRRANRIQDATGDRPTTWYLRFGVVILPIAFVFWMLGFHLGYPELKGFNFKGGTHLRNSLIALWLALSLYTAAFIAEIVRGGILAISRGQTEAAASLGLRPNRIMNLVVLPQALRVIIPPLISNYLNLTKNSSLAIAVGYMDVTGTLGGITLNQTGRALECILLLMLVYLAISLSISAVMNWYNNSVKLVER
- a CDS encoding ABC transporter permease subunit (The N-terminal region of this protein, as described by TIGR01726, is a three transmembrane segment that identifies a subfamily of ABC transporter permease subunits, which specificities that include histidine, arginine, glutamine, glutamate, L-cystine (sic), the opines (in Agrobacterium) octopine and nopaline, etc.) — protein: MSDKAFVRREIIDEQTPPLTAFGLVGWLRENLFSNWLNAILTFISLYFIWYVLSGVVPWIFLSVWNAGSLSECREIAIETWGDSHGHACWAVINDRWIQLLFGFYPSELYWRPILAFILLLISLAPVLFTGAPKKIFYLTAVYPFLLPWLMWGGSVWVSVSALLGFAVGYAIIRYTSEIVGQLGSVILSIIGAVVWWLYIGPILLSQGIGTILPLALEPVISRDFGGFMLALLIGVVAIGCSLPIGIVLALGRQSDLLILKTISVWFIEFIRGVPLITLLFVASTLLNIFMPPGTNFDIILRVMIMVTLFASAYMAEVIRGGLAALPRGQFEGADSLGLNYWQAQRLIIMPQALKISIPGIVSTFIGVFKDTTLVSIIGLMDPLGLSQGIRANAEWNGIYWELFAFIAFLFFIVCFLMSRYSMYLERKLQTDHR
- the argB gene encoding acetylglutamate kinase codes for the protein MNRDWIATARTLSEALPYLQRYDDAIVVIKLGGHAMGSDETLDTFARDIVLMRQVGINPVIVHGGGPMINTMLEKLGIQSEFVNGKRVTDKATMEVVEMVLSGRVNKKIVQAINNQGGQAVGLSGKDANLMICDQTNPDLGLVGTPQVVNPDVLKTLFDNDLIPVIAPLGAGQKGETYNVNGDTAAGAIAAALKADRLLLLTDVDGVKNLEGDILTELTSDQIISLIKDGVIAGGMIPKTETALKAIENGVRAVVILDGRAPNACLLELFTEHGVGSLIRKK
- a CDS encoding ATP-binding cassette domain-containing protein produces the protein MSDLAIDREVDRSQMQVSDEEAIQITEMNKWFGTFHVLRDINLTVNKGERIVVCGPSGSGKSTLIRCINALEEHQRGRIIVDGTVLSSDLKNVDKIRSEVGMVFQHFNLFPHLTILENCTLAPIWVRKTPKKEAEETAMHFLEKVKIPEQALKYPGQLSGGQQQRVAIARSLCMRPRIMLFDEPTSALDPEMIKEVLDTMIELAQDGMTMLCVTHEMGFARQVANRVIFMDQGQIVEQNEPEEFFNNPQSERTKLFLSQILGH
- the amrS gene encoding AmmeMemoRadiSam system radical SAM enzyme, giving the protein MSFTAKYWSKSEETEQIICELCPRFCRLRDGQRGLCFVRKRSGNQLILDTYGRSSGFCIDPIEKKPLNHFFPGTSVLSFGTAGCNLACKFCQNHDISKSRDQDAMAHNASPIQIAEAARKHKCGSVAYTYNDPVIFIEYAIDVAMACHERQINNVAVTAGYINEPAREDFFAVMDAANIDLKGFSQKFYRKLTGSEIEPVLDTIAYVAQETACWLELTTLIIPGENDSPQELEKLSLWVLETCGSETPLHFTAFKPDHRMLDKPATPAKTLFEARKIALKAGLKHVYVGNIHDYEAQSSYCNGCGARLIGRNWHVLSDWKLDDFGGCTICGNQFSGRINGPPGNWGRKRMPIRL
- a CDS encoding sterol desaturase family protein, whose protein sequence is MENELYIRLSTFLILFLLFALLENYWPRRKRVYSRLSRWPTHWALTAINTLMLRALSFGLPLLAVGAAIDASQAGLGLFNQLNWPAWIEFTICIFILDLSIWVQHLITHKVPLLWRLHRVHHADVDMDVTTAIRFHPVEIALSMLLKIGLVYLIGPAALAVIIFEVLLNGTAMFNHANINIPKPIDAVLRKLIVTPDMHRIHHSKNRLEHDSNYGFALSIWDRIFGTYKEAPQDGHEKMNVGLEWQDNRTTRLRWTLWLPFGDK